The Sesamum indicum cultivar Zhongzhi No. 13 linkage group LG6, S_indicum_v1.0, whole genome shotgun sequence genomic interval CCATGCGGAGGAGTCACCTTAAAAACTCCAAAAGCCACTCCAACCTCGTTTTGACCTTTTTATCAAACAAGAGTTGTCTAGCACCCACGAACTTCAATCAATCAAAGATTTCCAGGGCAATTTAGTCCCTTCCTACCTTGGCGTTTTAATATAGGGTTGGCATTGTACCATTTCTAGTACAATCATGCACCACCCTGTGCCCATATTGCCCCACTTCACAAATCAAGTAACATGAATACTAACCAAAAATAACACCAACATTCTGTATGAACGAGAAAAAAGGAAGCATGAGATTGGACAAAAGAAGATGGTCATTTTAGTTGGTATAAGTAGAAGCAAAGTGAGAACTAAACCacatcaagaaaattgattcGCTCTCCCATATACTTTTGAGCGTATAAGAATTGAATTAAGCTAGAAGTGGCATCTGTCCGATCAAGGACATGTTTAACATTAGAACCTAGGTCGATGGAGTTGAATGTTTTGCACCCTACTATTAGTAGAATCTGAGGTTCCCTTAATAAACATCCTTTCAACTATAAATACCTCATTTTGATAGGACCAGAAACATATGGTCCTGAACTTTTCTGTTGTCAAATATAAAGTTCTGTGAGAGCTCTTAATATTCATCATTGCATCAAAAGTATGAGCTGACAATATGACTATAATTGTCATGCAAAAACAGGAATCACAAAGAATCAAACCGGACATAGTAATGCATCATTATGGTGGCCCAAGATGAACACAGAACTAATTGCATCGAGTGATCTATCCAGTAAATAGGCCTACCACAAATTCCATcatgtatttctttccattggGTAATTCCTCAGTTGCTCCATCTGCCAGCTTTCATGGGGGGCAACATGTTCTTGGTAAGGACTGTATTCCTGCAAAGTTAAAAACCACGCGactaaaagaattaaaaataaaatcatttgcTGTATGAGATAGCAATTCATCAGTATGCATAGCTGCAGAGATGTTCGAAATACTtgcattaaatttgattacatAAATATGATGATACTGAACTCAGAGACCAATTTGCGAGGAAGttctataatttcataaattttagcTGGTAAAGTTACCTCCATGTTTGCTAGAAGCTCCGTGGCAGTAGGAGCTGAAAGAACTATGTGCCGAGCAGCTGGCTTGATGAAACCTTCTTCGACGCCTTTGTCAAATAACGTGAGCAAAGAGTCATAGTACCCGTCGACGTTGAGCAAACCAACCTGTTCAGAGAACTATTCagatcaaaagaaaataactgATACACTTCATCTAAGCCTACAGGTAAGGACAGATAAATCACTGGTTTCTTATGGATTCCCAGCTGTGCCCATGTTATCATCTCTAGCAACTCTTCCATGGTTCCATATCCTCCTAAAAAGTGCAGGAAACAGAAATGCTAGTCCATAAGATAAAAAACTACTGTACAAactaatttatccaaaatagaGTCTGCGATCCTTTCTAAATCTTTTACCAGGAAGAGCAATAAATGCTTCAGCCTCCCGAGCCATTTCAGCTTTACGCTCATGCATGTCTGCAACAATCTTCACTTCTCCAATAGTTTCTCCTGATATCTGTCCATGTAAATCATATCCATGGAGCGTTATTggaaactaattaatattatgcAAAATAGCAGAGAAACAATTTCCGGTCAATCCAGCATTACATAATTATCAGTTAAAATTATGACAAGACTTAGAATATCATTCtgtaaaatatacaaataacatTGCAAATCCAACTCTATTGGTCTGTAGCTTCTGCAGAATCCAGATTTTGAACACACCCCAGAAAGAAACTTGCTGAAAAGAAGTGACCGATGAATTCTGATGTTATTTTCATGTGGAGTGGCCATACCAGATATCCACTATAGTCCAAGAACTTGCGATAGTTTCCAGAGATCAACAGAACATGAATAGAAACTGACAATGGGTAttagagataaaaataatgtaaaagcAGTTGCAAAATctatgaagatatacctcaaTGGGCACTAGAGCTTTTGGAATTATTCTGCATGTTAAAAGCAAACAACAATCAAGTTAAGAATCCAGAGCCATGTTATTTTTAAGAAGAGATTTAACAGGTACTTTATTCCATCCTTACCCAAGAACATGGCAACCGCCATCATACACTCTCTGGGAAATTAACCCCATTAGCCCAACACTACCTCCCCCATACACCAAGTTGGTCTTTCTTTTCACCTGCAATAAACATTCACCAAATGCACAACCATTACGTAGCTATACAAGCCAGTCCCATAATCAAGTAGTAGTTAAACATTTCACAGAATGCACAGGAACTATTACACTCCTAATGCCAAGATAAAGGAAAACAATCCATAAACTTGACACAAATTCATGACAACAAGAAAACATTCAGAGCTCAAACTTCAGAAAACAAACAAGCATCCCGATATCAGCTAGCCAAGAATTCATCGGGaaagtcaatttttttatgaactgcTGGCAACCATGACCAAGATTTCAATCAAAGACTGATTCTATTTCcaagaaagaaagggaaaaaaaaaggaagaaaccAGTTCATTCCCCAAGTCAATAGCAGCATCGCTGAAGACTTTTCTGTGACCCGGATGACTTCCACAGAATACACAGATTCTCGTGAATTTGCTGCTGTTGCTTGAATTGCTCTCCATTCAAACACAATCCTTTTCACACTCAACTTTTGGAAATTTTTAACTGTATGAATGTAGTAAGTAGAAACGGGAATCAGAAAATCCAAAATATTCAAACTTGATACTACATCTATACATGTATCAGAAACTACTTCAAAAGGCAAAGATGAAATAGACTGGACACGTAGAGTGAAGACAATCTGggtatttcttgttttaatgTATAAAGCAGTTGAGCCCAAGACCAAGAAATCAACAGAGTTTTCAGAGGTGTCTGCGGCTTATTTGAGTGTGCGTTTGCGGACTGCTTaatgattaaagaaaaacatgaGCTGCCCACATACTCTTAAGTCTGTCGGcttttcagaattcgattaaaaattttagtgtGTTGATCAAAAGATTGATTGAATCAAATAAGAGTTTTTCTGTTCATAGCATATATATTCTGAATTCCCTTTCAAAATTATGACTCGTTCTTGACACTTGATAACtccttttaacttttaatacttaattgcatttattatgTCTTCAagttgatcaaaataactaCATAAAATGGCTACTGATATAGACAAATGATCAAATTGGCCACACAAAAAAGTATACTTGGACGCATAAATTATCCAAAACTTACCAAGAATTCCACAGGTCGCCTTTTCCGATATGAAGAGGGACAGTTTATGGCTATATTTAAATACTAGACTTGGACACATAAACAAGTATCATTTGTATTTCTTATTAGGCAGTAGGCATCAAAGTTATGAATACAACTACGTTGGATGCATTTTGGTGCAGGAGGTACCTATTTCCTAATACCTTTTTAGGGGGggataattatgtaattgagCTCATTTAATGTTGgagaaattttctttcctGCTGCCTGGGCACATATATACTTGGCACTAAATCTTTTGGGCTATGCACCTAAAGGGACTAAAGGAGGACATTGGACTATATAAAGATTGGATTAGGACAGTTTGAGGAAGTGTACTGCAGGTTTATTAACCACATTCATCTAAATATCATGCGGGGTTCACGAAGAACGACGTGAAAATTTTGTACTATGATGTATGGATTTCTCGTAATCCAATATTTGTGACCTTTGGACTTGGATTTCCCAAGAAAACACCTTTTGAATACATCCCCTTTAATTGACAAAGTGATTTGACACTGTCCGTGTCTGTCTCATCAAATCccaaaaaagagaagagagagagagagagaggagtaGTTGACGCCACTACAAGACCAAAGAAAGAACATTGCTTAGTGggacaaaatatcaaaattcaccaCCTTTCAACATaccttaattttaacaatgCCGACAAATTCATTGTAATGGGAGCCTCATCAAGTGAAGTGAATTGAATGGgcatgtttttgttttcactTTGCAAATGTAATTGTGATTCGTGACTAAAGAAAGTTGTGCTGCTAAAGTATGTTTTTCCACTTCGAGTTGTGTTAAGGCAGCCTAAGCAAGCTAAATAAAGATACGGGCCCATGTCCGTTTAAGATAACGGAACTCTTATCCCCACTGGATAATAgcaaaaaaagatataaaatcatatattaaaataattatatcttcaAGGAAAGTAACTAATTTTAACCGTCAAAAGTTAATGTTGTAGCTAAAATTGAGGTGCCAACCCTGTCGGCCTTAGCTTTTTCTTACACAGCCCTGAATTCAAGCAACCTCATTCGGCAACCACTTCAGTTGAATCCCCTCTAACAATATCCAacccaaaaataaacattaaagtCTTTTCTGTAAGTCCCAGAAAAGAAATcagttcaattttttgttcagGCTCAGACAAACTGGTGTCACTGCAATCTTGGTctttcctctcttttttttcatttttttttcccttacCATGGGAAAAGAAATTCCTTTAGGTATATATTAAAGATAATCTTGTTAATAtcatgatttatatatatcttttgcctacaatttaaagaaaaagaaaaaaaggactCAAGTGTTCATCAACTGACTCATGCATTCTTGCAACAATTTGGTGCAGTTTCGTTGCTCTGCGGAGTGTTAGGTCGCAAGAAAGCGTCAAGCCCGGATGGCGAGACAGAGAAACGAGAAGATAATCCAGATGGAGACGCCGCCCAAACATCCCAAGAGCAACTCACGAAACCGTCAGCCGCCGAGAGTACGGAGGACCAGGCGAGGGACACCGCCCAACCAACGACCAACGATCAGCAGGTACCACTACCACCCCCGCCTGGCCGGCAGCAGTACCTCAGAGCCGCGTCTTGCCATCACCAGCCCGAGAGGTCCAACTCCATGACCTCAAAGCTGGTGTCAAGCCTGAGCATGAGGGTAAGCAACGGCATGCCAGGGCGGCAGTTTTCCCGGCGGGAAGAGAAGCCATGGAGCAAGGACAAGAAGTTGAAACCAGACGATTCGCTATGGAAAAAGACGATAATTCTAGGAGAGAAATGTAGGGTTCGTGACGACGATGAAGATAACATTTTGTACGATGAGAAGGGCAACAAAATTGCTGCGTTTCATCAGAAAACCCAGAGCCCGGCCATGTCTTTTTCACGGAATACTACAGTACCTACATGTACTACTAATGATCAGGAAGAATTATCAAGCAAATAGGTATAAATTCATTCCTAtgttttatttggtttttcttttttcctttttttttttttttgatcaCATATCCGTAGACGTATGTATAATCCTTGTTAGACTGAATTAATTATCCTGTTCAGTCTCCTTCTAAAATTTAGATGGTTAGTCCCAGAAAATTAAGTGCAACGATTGATCTGCTTAAATTGAAGATTTAGTATCATGGAGATGATCGACAAGCATCATCAACTAATAATCATTGTACTGTTGTATATAATGATAAAAGGTAATTAAGCAGATTTTGCCTTAATTAATAACCTTATCATGCTATCAGTCCAATTTGCCACTATATATATGCAGCGTTTCTTTCTTCGTGGGAAAAAGCGAACACGGCAAATTAACAGTTTGTGTCtccaagaaaatcaagaaatggaGATCTCTCTTCTTACCCCAATGTTCTTGACTAGTTTTCTTGTACTCCTCATTGATTCGCCAGTCAATAGTTCCAGAAATTCATCAAGACTCGACCCCAGAAACAATATTACTAAACCCGGCGGCCATGACGTGATAATAACGGATGCACTCATCCATGACGTCTGCCCTCAGTCAAGAAACCCTGATTTCTGTCAATACATTCTTAGCCAATTCAAAGGCCAACCCCTCTTTCCTAAACTTCTTGCAAGTTTAATCGGGACGACGGTGATACATGCCAAGACAACAACGACTAAGATTTGGCGCCTGCAAATGGCCATAAAAGACGACCGATCTGAACTAAAACTCAGGTATTTCAAGTGTTGGACGAGACACAAAATGGCTACACATCAACTCATTGAAGCTAACAGATTCATGCGCGCTGGCCTGACAAGATCTGTCAGGAATCATACTTCACTTGCCATGACAGAAATTCAATCTTGCAACCAAGAACTGGCTAAACAGAAGCATGAGCCATCAAACATTGCTAAAGATATTAGGAAGTTGCAAGATCATTGCAGTGTCATATTGGTCATATGTCATAAATTATTGGCTGGTTGATTAGTAATAATCTTGAAATAAGACGATACGGGGCGTGAGCTATTCATTTGAGATAACGAGGTGTTCCTTTTCCTTAATATTCTATATCTATCGCttcattaatttgttttgtgtAGAAATTGTTGCTTTGAtttactcctttttttttttttgataaatttgctttaatttaCTTTGTCATCAATAAAGTTTGTCATTATAAAAGCCAGAATCATGTTACAGATGTTTCGCATTGTTGAAGGCTAACAATCAGTTTTGATCCAGAGAAAATCAagtgggaaaaagaaaagattttaaattgaagaaattaagcaagcaaaattatcaaaaaaaacttcattttttggCTAGTTCTTCATTCTCTCTATGGATCCTGTCAGGCTGACACTGTAACATAACTGCAAAGCTAATTAAGTGacattaaaacaaaagaacacaTTTCGAAATATTGTCTTCTCATTTAGGCTAAATTACCTTTTTCGTGCaataaactttttcttttagtctCACCACGCAGATTTCGTTTCAATCTCATTtcttatcaaaaaaaatttctagtCCCAAagggaatttatttaaaaaatgcaggaaaaaaaaattagaaaagtaatcactatgtttgttttcatttctaacttatttacgagacaagtcaaaacatacacaatgtttgccatcattcaaaaacaccttatttaggtgtttttaactgttttagcataaaaacatatatatatatacacacatatatacataaatatatataaaaaatgcatgatttgacaatgaatagtaatttttgtctcccaaaatacaacattaaacatataatacttattttaaattatctctgtAGGGTATAACCCTCCAGTGGTATACAAATCACCTACCTTACTATTACACTTGAAATGGAGTGTAGAACTCCTTAAGATTTACAGGCCGAATGTTAACAAAGAATATTACAGAAAACTGAaagattacagaaaaataaaggaacCGAAAACCTGTTTGAATGTGGCTCAGGGAAAAGAGCCAGATCCAATAATCCGAGGGACACGGTCACAAAATACCGGACCCGAACAACCCAGCAAGTATCACGGCTGCACCACCACCAGCGGTACCCGACGCCTCAACACAGACCACACAGATCTTCACTCACACAGAACCGACCACCACTCTCACTACTCAAGTCAGAGAACACACAACTATTTTAGTGGAAGGAAAGAATCAGAAAACAGATTTCTCTTGCGCGCAAAGCATTACCGCGACAGAGACGGTGGGGCTTCTCTTTTAAAGGGTTGAAGTAACTGTAGGGGAGTAAGGAACCGTTAGGCGGTTTCCAGAAGAGCCATCGGTTGGCTCTTGGAAACCGCCGGTGAGCGGTTGTAACCGCCATGGTCGAGGTGTGAGAGAGGGGGGAGAAGAGAAGCGGCGGAAGAGCCGAGAGGGAGAGAAGTCTGATTAGGGTTAGAGAGAGGGATACAATATATATCAAGTTGAGTCGGGTCGGGTTCTGGGCGGCGGGTCGGGTACCGGGTAAGGGGCCTCCGAGGTGATAGTTGGGCCAGGGTTGTGGGCTTGTATTTGGGCCAAATAATACTTACATAccccaccttggaccaaatcCCATTGGATCGGTCTGGGGTTTTGGATCTGGTTTTCTCATCATTGCCAATAAATACTCCAAGGTTGTACCTGCAATATAAGACACACTAAACAGAACACAACAGTATCAGTCCGGATTTAACAGGAGTATTTTGAGACACTTACTGAATTTTTCGAGAGGTAAGCACTTAGTGCCCATGTCAGCAGGATTTTCTTCAGAGCTGATTTTTTCTAATCTAATTAACTCCTTACCCACAATATCACGAATGAAGTGGTACCTAACATCTATATGCTTTGTTCTATCATGAAATACAGGGTTTTTGCATAATTGAATGGATGATTGACTGTCAGAAAGAATCAAAGGTTTTTCCTTTAAGAAACCAATTTCAGTTAACAGACCGCTGAGCCATAAAGCTTCTTTAAATGCTTCGGTGGTAGCAATGTACTCAGCTTCAGTAGTAGATAAAGCAACAATATGTTGGagttgggatttccaactaatgcatgaGCCACAAAATGTAAACATATAGGAAGTGGTGGATTTACGGCTATCTCTATCGTTGGCATAGTTAGAGTCTACAAACCAACAAGTTTTGCATTTGCAGCATGTctagaaaatttaataccAATGTTCACAGAACCACGCAAATAACGAAGCAGCCATTTCAAAGCTTCCCAATGGGGAGACCCGGGATTGGACATGTATCTACTCAGACAACTTATAGCATATGCAACATCAGGTCTAGTGCAAACCATTAGGTACATAATAGAGCCAATCACATTTGAGTAAGGGATTTTGTCCATTTTCCGAGTATCACTTTCTGGTTTTGGGCATTGATCTTTACTAAGTTGAAAGTGAGCAGCTAAAGGTACAGCAGTAGGCTTAGCATTTTCCATTGAAAACTTTTTTAGGACAGTCAAAAGGTAGGATTTCtgatttagaaaaatagtatATGAGTTTCTATTACGACTAATATTCATGCCAAGAATCTGTTTAGCATTTCCAaggtctttcatttcaaatgcATTGCATAAATCCTTTTGTAATACATGAATGAGTTCTAACCTAGGGCTAGCAATTaacatatcatcaacatataaaactAAGAAAATGGGAGCATCATTCACATATTTGAAATAGAGGCAATGATCATGGTTACTCCTAGTGAAATTTAAAGATATCATGAACACATCAAATTTCTTGTTCCATTGACGAGGGGATTGCTTAAGAccatataaagattttttcaacaaacatACATGATCAGGTTTAGACTTATCAGAGAAACCAAAAGGTTGTGtcatgtaaatattttcatccaaatctcCATGCAAGAAGGCAGTTTTGACATCCATCTGTTTTAATTCCCAGTCATAAAACGCAGTAAGAGCAAGAATAACACGGACTGTAGTATATTTCACAACAGGTGAGAAGATTTCATTATAGTCTATACCTTCTTTTTGTGTAAATCCCTTAGCAACTAGTCTGGCTttgtattttatgggattttcctgttttattttgaataaccATTTGCAGTCTACAATGGAGGCATCTTTTGGTTTTGGAACAAGGACCCAAGTTTTGTTATCAAGTAAAgacttcatttcttctttcatagcAGTAAGCCATTTTTCGGATTTTAAGGCTTCTTCAACACTAGAGGGTTCTCCTAGCTCAGTATTAAGGCTAGTGTGGAAGTCCCTAAGTTTTGAGGGTATTCTAGTTTGTCTCCTATCCCTGTCTCTAGCAAGCATGTAATTGTCTAGAGGGTTATTAATCCGGTTTGTATCTACTAGGTTTTCTAtgttttctgcattttgtTCTTGGGGGTTCTCTAATCCCTCCCcttcttggttatcctctATGCTAACTTTATTGAAGGTGGTTTCTATTCCTGTGGGTTGAACTTGTTCTAAACATGGTATTTCATTCTCGTTAAAAGTAACGTCTCTACTTATTAGAACTTTGAAACCAGGTTGACTCCTAACCCACAATCTATACCCTTTCACCCCttcaggataaccaataaaaacacatttgaGGGATCTAGGTTCAAGTTTATCAACATTCTGATGAACAAAAGCAGAACATCCAAACACACGTAAGTAAGATAGATCAGGCATTTTACCATTCCACATAAATTCAGGAACTTTTCCAGATAACGGTACAGAGGGAGACAAGTTTATCAAATGAGCAGCAGTTAAAACAGCTTCACCCCAAAATGTTTTGGGCAAACCAGAACTGATTAGCAGGCATCTCACCTTATCAAGTAAAGTACGGTTCATACGCTCAGCTACCCCATTTTGCTGTGGGGTGTAAGGGTTAGTTTTATGCCTTCTTATTCCATACTTATCACACATTTCAGAAAAttgtttattacaaaattctaAACCATTGTCGGTCCTAAgagattttagttttttatcaGTCTGATTTTCAACAAGGTTTTTCCATttctcaaatttatcaaaGACTTCAGATTTATGTTTcattaaaaacacaaacacttTCCTAGAATAGTTATCAATCACAGAGAGGAAATACCGGTTACCACCATGAGTAGGCACATTAGAAGGACCCCAAACATCAGCATGGACATAGTCTAAAATGCAAGTAGACATAGATGGATTTGGGGATGGGGACATAGGGAAGTGAACCTTATGATGCTTTCCCAAAACACATTCATCACAGAAATCTAACTTATCAAGTTTATCATTCAAAATCCCATCTTTTCTTAGAAAATCAAGACCCTTCATGCTAATGTGTCCAAGTCTTTTATGCCAAAGAGTTGTTTTGTAGTTTTCAGAGACAGATGCAGCAAAGTTATCATATGCAGCAGTGCAAATATACAGATTTCGTTTTCGTTCAGCTTTAAAAACGACCAAAGAccctttcatgattttcataatGCCCTTTCCCCACCTACCTTCTAACCCGTCTTCTTCTAATGCAGCGCAAGAGATCAAGTTATGACTCAAATCAGGTACGTAtctaacatttttcaaaatcattttatagCCTTCAAAACACAATGCAATGTCACCAAGACCTttgatttcacattttttctcATTGGCCATAGACACAAAACCAATATGCTCATATCTCAGATTTGAAAATATGTCTTTGAAAGGACTCATGTGAAAGGTACAGCCAGAGTCAATTAACCACTCATGCATATCAAAAGAGTTCACAGAATTAACTTCATATACTACAAAAACTTCACCATTGGATTCGACCGACACACTATTAGTCTTTTCTTTATCATCATAGTTTTTATCCCTATTTTCTCTCCTAGGTTTTCTACAATCTTTTATGTAGTGACCTTTAATACCACAGTTGTAACAACGTCTATCCTTTATTCTGTCGTTCTTCAGGTTGTTTTCTCTAGGTCGTGACTTACTCCTACCGTTATTATACCTGCTCCTGCTTCTACTATTATGTCTGTGATTTCTAAATTTGGTTCTGCCCCTAACCATATTGATCTCATGCTGATTCTGACTAGGCTTATTGATCTTAAGATCTAACTCTTTACTCTTTAGTCCACTAATTACAGtttctatattaatatcatcTCTTCCATACTTAATGGCAGCTTTAACATCTGAGTAAGATTCAGGTATGGCATTCAGTAACACAATAGGtgaatattcatcaatatatttatcaccaGCAAGTTTAATATCTTGGATTAATTTCGTGAAGTCATCTAGATTCTCATCAATATTCCTAGAAAGATCAAGTTTGTATCTAAAGAATTTTTCTAGCAAAAACAGTTTGTTAGGCAAGGAGATTTCAGTATACAGTTCTTCTAACCTATCCCATAAGGCTTTTGAAGATTCTAATTTACCTACTTTTCGTAAGACGGAATCAGACAGGTTCAGAATTATGGAGGAATATGCAAACTCatcgttttcctttttcttttcttcagaaaCATTTTCAACGTAATTGCCTTCAATGGCTTTgaaaaccttttgttggatTAGGatacctttcattttttgttgccatatTGAGAAATCGGTTTTGCCATCAAAAGGTAAGAGATTATAACCAGCcatttttaagaaaacaaggttttaagaaaaattggtTTTATAGGCAACACAGGAAAAATACCGGgaacaattttagaaaaagaaattttagaagaccggaaattggtttttttttttttttttttttttaaaaaaacagatGTACAGAGAGATTTCAGGGGAGAACTAGTAGTACGTTTCAAGGTTACAGAATGCAAATACAGTCAGTAGGCAGAGTTTATATATAGAGGCGGAAGGCAGATTTTCAAACAAGTCACACAGGCTTTAAGGTGCACGGTAATTACAGTAATAAGGCAGAACAAATACACCAGAACCGAAAGCAGTGAAAGAAT includes:
- the LOC105164660 gene encoding cytokinin riboside 5'-monophosphate phosphoribohydrolase LOG8: MESNSSNSSKFTRICVFCGSHPGHRKVFSDAAIDLGNELVKRKTNLVYGGGSVGLMGLISQRVYDGGCHVLGIIPKALVPIEISGETIGEVKIVADMHERKAEMAREAEAFIALPGGYGTMEELLEMITWAQLGIHKKPVGLLNVDGYYDSLLTLFDKGVEEGFIKPAARHIVLSAPTATELLANMEEYSPYQEHVAPHESWQMEQLRNYPMERNT
- the LOC105164661 gene encoding uncharacterized protein LOC105164661; the encoded protein is MGKEIPLVSLLCGVLGRKKASSPDGETEKREDNPDGDAAQTSQEQLTKPSAAESTEDQARDTAQPTTNDQQVPLPPPPGRQQYLRAASCHHQPERSNSMTSKLVSSLSMRVSNGMPGRQFSRREEKPWSKDKKLKPDDSLWKKTIILGEKCRVRDDDEDNILYDEKGNKIAAFHQKTQSPAMSFSRNTTVPTCTTNDQEELSSK